One Vicugna pacos chromosome X, VicPac4, whole genome shotgun sequence DNA window includes the following coding sequences:
- the LOC140691865 gene encoding melanoma-associated antigen 8-like has protein sequence MTGGASGGLRGESQLLPRLKVHRRPSTSRRAPVRPRAPLERRPARGSPFVTPSLAPLGCPTPLIVPPVEMSELRKAAEDLQDPRDSRGLMDVQQMEAEREGGASPWSSSSSVSSSYSACAVSLLHDAAPSMVTDLVGFLLLKYHRKQPTTRAEMLSIFLREYQDHFPAVFSQASEYMQLVFGVDVKEVDPGGHWYVLVPTLGLTCDGMLGDGQSMPKNGLLVMLLCMIHLEGERLPEEEVWGALSKLGLRAGREHFIYGEPRELITKVWVQEGYLEYRQVANSDPARFEFLWGPRAHAEISNLQVLEHLHRASRRGPSSFPSLSDEAASDEEEEA, from the exons ATGACGGGCGGGGCCTCAGGCGGGCTGAGGGGggaatctcagctcctgccaagactcaag GTTCACAGACGACCGTCCACCAGCaggagagcccctgtgaggccgagggcacccctggagaggagacca gcccgtgggtccccatTTGTCACCCCTTCCCTCGCTCCTCTCGGCTGCCCGACACCACTCATCGTGCCTCCCGTTGAGATGAGTGAGCTCCGCAAGGCTGCGGAAGACCTTCAGGACCCGAGAGACTCCCGGGGCCTGATGGATGTTCAGCAGATGGAGGCTGAGCGGGAGGGGGGCGCATCCccctggtcctcctcctcctcagtctcctcttcctactctgccTGTGCCGTGTCCCTGCTCCATGATGCAGCGCCTTCGATGGTGACTGACCTGGTGGGTTTCCTGCTCCTCAAGTATCACCGGAAGCAGCCGACCACCAGGGCAGAAATGCTGAGTATCTTCCTCAGAGAataccaggaccacttccctgcggtcttcagccaggcctctgagtacatgcagctggtctttggggtggatgtgaaggaggtggatcCCGGGGGCCACTGgtatgtcctggtccccaccctgggcctcacctgtgATGGGATGCTGGGCGATGGGCAGAGCATGCCCAAGAACGGCCTCCTGGTGATGCTCCTTTGCATGATCCACCTGGAGGGAGAGCGCCTCCCTGAGGAGGAGGTGTGGGGAGCACTGAGCAAGCTGGGGCTGcgtgctgggagggagcacttcatctacggggagcccagggagctcATCACCAaagtgtgggtgcaggaggggtacctggagtaccggcaggtggccaacagcgatcccgctcgctTCGAGTTCCTGTGGGGCCCCCGGGCCCACGCGGAGATCAGCAACTTGCAAGTCCTGGAGCATTTACACAGGGCCAGTAGACGGGGTCCCAGTTCCTTCCCATCCCTGTCAGATGAGGCTGCtagtgatgaggaagaggaggcctgA
- the LOC140691875 gene encoding melanoma-associated antigen 8-like, which produces MPVVQMGDLHQTEADFQDPREAEDVVVAQEMGAEEEEDASPLSPSSSSSSSSSPCPSSSSSVLFLDTLEEVDDSGTPSAPQSPRGVFSFPTADDAAPPWSQSEDDTSSSQDEERPSTGLDPADAKSSHPDPFHLKAADLVGFLLLKYRTKEPTTKEDMLNAVLRADQDHFPVVLSQASECLQLVFGVDVKKVDPREHLYVLVPTLGLTSDGMLGGGQSLPKNGLLVMLLGVILLEGECATEEKMWEALSVMGVYPGREHFIYGEPRELITKAWVQEGYLEYRQVANSDPARHEFLWGPRAHAETSKLQVLEHFLRVNTRNLCSFLSLSEEVLSNEENWP; this is translated from the coding sequence ATGCCTGTGGTTCAGATGGGTGACCTCCACCAGACTGAAGCCGACTTTCAGGACCCAAGAGAGGCTGAGGATGTGGTGGTTGCGCAGGAGAtgggggctgaggaggaggaggatgcatCCCCCTTGTCTCCctcatcctcttcttcctcctcctcctccccctgcccctcctcctcctcctccgtcctGTTCCTGGACAccctggaggaggtggatgaTTCTGGGACACCCAGTGCCCCGCAGAGCCCTCGGGGTGTCTTCTCCTTCCCCACTGCTGACGACGCCGCCCCTCCATGGAGCCAGTCGGAAGACGACACCTCCAGCAGCCAAGATGAGGAGAGGCCCAGCACCGGCCTGGACCCCGCAGATGCCAAGTCCTCACACCCAGACCCATTCCATTTGAAGGCGGCTGACCTGGTGGGCTTCCTGCTCCTCAAGTACCGCACAAAGGAGCCAACCACAAAGGAAGACATGCTGAATGCGGTCCTCAGAGCtgaccaggaccacttccctgtggtcttgagccaagcctctgagtgtctgcagctggtctttggggtggatgtgaagaaggtggaccccagggagcacttgtatgtcctggtccccaccctgggcctcaccagTGACGGGATGCTGGGCGGTGGGCAGAGCTTGCCCAAGAACGGCCTCCTGGTGATGCTCCTAGGTGTGATCCTCCTGGAGGGAGAGTGCGCCACTGAGGAGAAGATGTGGGAGGCACTGAGTGTCATGGGGGTGTATCCcgggagggagcacttcatctacggggagcccagggagctgaTCACCAAagcgtgggtgcaggaggggtacctggagtaccggcaggtggccaacagcgatcccgctcgccacgagttcctgtgggggccccgggcccatgcggagaccagcaagctgcaagtcctggagCATTTCCTCAGGGTCAATACAAGGAATCTCTGTTCCTTCCTGTCCCTGTCTGAAGAGGTGTTGAGTAATGAGGAAAATTGGCCCTGA